A genomic window from Maylandia zebra isolate NMK-2024a linkage group LG20, Mzebra_GT3a, whole genome shotgun sequence includes:
- the LOC101469533 gene encoding dysbindin, whose protein sequence is MSSAGSTNLKKRQASETDKTQKLLNNDSAQHLKLKERRRFFEEVYQHDMDNDLPTAQLQIDHRKPPMGSISSMEVNVDTLEQMDLMDVSDHEALDVFLNSGSEADEGALASPLPEGDEDDEDAEVVYRECASLKRQNEPFRSSQSRISSTSSASSDSSASGVDTPVIQSDDEEVHADTLLLTSAPQTRDEESDDEEAEERYHPTNHDKA, encoded by the exons ATGTCGTCTGCTGGGTCAACTAACCTCAAAAAACGTCAGGCAT CTGAGACAGACAAGACTCAGAAGCTGTTAAACAATGACTCTGCTCAACACCTAAAACTAAAAGAGAGACGGcgcttttttgaagaagtctACCAGCATGACATGGATAATGACTTACCTACTGCCCAACTGCAGATTGACCATAGGAAGC CCCCCATGGGTAGTATCTCTTCGATGGAGGTGAATGTGGACACCCTTGAGCAGATGGACCTGATGGATGTATCGGATCATGAAGCCCTTGATGTGTTCCTCAACTCAGGCTCAGAAGCAGATGAGGGAGCTCTGGCGTCTCCACTTCCAG AGGGTGATGAAGACGATGAAGATGCCGAGGTTGTCTACAGGGAGTGTGCATCTCTGAAACGACAAAATGAGCCGTTCCGTAGCTCGCAGTCTCGCATTTCGTCTACATCGTCTGCTTCCAGTGATAGCAGCGCGAGTGGCGTGGACACACCTGTGATCCAGTCGGATGATGAAGAAGTCCATGCAGACACTCTGCTGCTGACCTCTGCGCCCCAAACTAGGGATGAAGAATCAGACGACGAAGAAGCTGAGGAAAGATACCATCCGACTAATCATGATAAAGCCTAA